From one Rosa rugosa chromosome 4, drRosRugo1.1, whole genome shotgun sequence genomic stretch:
- the LOC133744747 gene encoding agamous-like MADS-box protein AGL80: protein MPRARVKLAWIGSESARRASFNKRKDGLVKKVIELSTLCDVPACIIIYGRGSNQPIVWPDRPRAEEVIRRYLRLPGYVRCKKTLSQESYLKEKVAKMEEKHNKTLRSNTMKDMDDLMRQGQNGKPLYELDINQTNGLLNFVEEKMKEIQNQFAFSEQAGGPSYTSVHNEPANNLGVPLGTGMEWPYGIFGVGGDGSSSGTDMGFPMLPQCYGNNIGGSSSVNVVPNMIPYNGNIGNFGGDGDGSVGLPQADYLGNDITGNGSQMGYFGMLPQYYGANVITSNGSIIGWAIGNTNGANSAGEGDAAGLP from the coding sequence ATGCCTAGGGCTAGGGTCAAACTTGCATGGATAGGGAGTGAGAGTGCTAGGAGAGCGAGCTTCAACAAGAGGAAAGACGGTCTTGTGAAGAAAGTGATCGAGCTTAGCACTTTGTGCGATGTGCCTGCTTGTATCATTATCTATGGTCGGGGCAGTAACCAGCCGATTGTATGGCCTGACCGCCCAAGAGCAGAGGAAGTGATCCGCAGATACCTGCGCCTACCAGGTTATGTGCGGTGCAAGAAGACGCTGAGTCAAGAGAGTTACCTCAAGGAGAAGGTCGCCAAAATGGAAGAGAAGCACAACAAAACTCTCAGATCCAACACTATGAAAGACATGGATGATCTCATGCGCCAAGGTCAGAATGGTAAGCCGTTATATGAACTTGACATTAATCAAACAAATGGTTTGCTTAACTTTGTGGAGGAGAAGATGAAAGAGATCCAGAACCAGTTCGCTTTCTCTGAGCAAGCTGGTGGTCCTAGTTACACCAGTGTCCACAATGAACCCGCCAATAACTTGGGGGTGCCCCTGGGGACTGGTATGGAGTGGCCATATGGAATTTTTGGAGTAGGAGGTGATGGAAGTAGTAGTGGAACTGATATGGGGTTTCCGATGTTGCCTCAATGTTATGGGAATAATATTGGAGGTAGCAGCAGTGTTAATGTGGTGCCCAATATGATACCATACAATGGTAACATTGGAAATTTTGGAGGTGATGGTGATGGTAGTGTAGGGTTACCTCAGGCGGATTATTTGGGCAATGATATTACTGGGAATGGAAgtcagatggggtactttggGATGCTGCCTCAATATTATGGGGCTAATGTGATAACATCAAATGGTAGTATTATTGGATGGGCAATAGGAAACACCAACGGAGCCAACAGTGCCGGTGAAGGTGATGCTGCAGGCCTTCCTTAA